The stretch of DNA GACGTACTTCAATTCGCGCGGCAGCCGCGTCTGGTCGACGTAGCGTATCTTATTATTCTTCCATCTGATAGTATTTACCGGCATGTTACCCCCACACCATCTTGGTAAGGATATTGCGTTTTATCCCTATCGCCTTATACGGACAGACCTCCTGGCAGCACAGGCACCTGACGCATTTCTTATAATCGATCGCGCATGAATCTCTTTCTATCTTTATTGCGCTGACCGGGCATGTGATCTTGCATAGGTTGCATCGCGTGCAGACCGAGACATCTATGTAAGGTTTGAACCGTATTAATGAACCGAATCCTTTTGCGACCGCCTGCGGAATAAGTTTAAGCGCGGTCGTCTGCGGTAATTTAAAATCAGCAGCCGCAAAATCGCCTATCTTCTCACCAACTATCTCTATGCGCGACAGGTCCGCTTCCCCGTATCCCATCGCGTAAGCCTCTTTAGTAATTAATATATCGAACGGCTCCAGCCCTATCATCTTCGCGATGCAGGAATCGATAGCGACAGCGTCGGGTCCGGCCATTACCAGCCCCATGTTCCGGGGGTATCCTGCGGAAGGGCCGTCGCCTTCCATGGCAGTGATCCCGTCCAATACCGTTAGATGAGGCTTAGTGATAGAATATACCTTTGCGATCACTTTGGCAAAATCTTTTTCTTTCGGCGCCCTTGAGTGGCATTCGGCCTTGTATAGCCCGACGACCATACCGTACGTGTTCTTAATAGCCGCTGTGAGGATCGTTATGCCGTGTGTCTTCAGTTTGGGCAGAGATATTATGCACCCGCAGTCGAATACATAACGGCTTATCGGTATGCCGTCCACGGTTTTTGAGCTCGTGAACTTTACCAGTTCCACGGCCTCCTCACGCGCCATCTTCCGCATGCCGGACTTATTGAATACCTCGTCGATGTTCTTGCCATACCCGCCGGGCGAATCGCCTATAAGCGGCGTCGCGCCGGCAGACTTCACCAGCCTCACGACAGCTCTGACTACCTCCGGATGCGTATCTACAGCGTCATCGGGGGGCCTGGCTGAAAGGAGATTAGGCTTCAACAGAACCTTCATGCCGGGTTTCACGTAACTTCCGATCCCGCCAACGAGGTCAACCGCCTTTTTCACGGCTTCGAAGACCTTGGTCGTATCGTAATCCGCGCATTTGGCCAACGCAACTTTAGTCATTATTTATCATTCTTTCAGCTCTAACCTAAGCCTCGCTATTCGAGCACTGAAAATATTCGCTCCTTATGAAATTTTTCCAACCTATGCCCAATGGCCATCTCGGCCGTGGGCTTCGCCTAATTTTACTTTCAAGAATGATCACTTTTTCATTAACTAATACGTATTATACAGTTCTTCTGGGCACCCTGCTCCAATATACTTTGGGTAATAGCTATAATCTTAGCAAAATTTACGGCTCCCGCCTGCCAGCAAGATACTCTTTCAGGCGGGCAGGCAACCCACATGGCCTCGTGGCCATACAGCATTATGCCGACTGTAAAAATTTACCACTCGCTCCACCTGGGAAATTTTTCGCTCCTCAGGTGGCAGAACTTTTGGGCGATTGCCGGAGCTTCCCGACCTGCCCCCTAAAAAATTTCTTCGCGCCCGACTCAGATGGCGGAACTTTTGTGGTTCGCCTGAAGCGACTGTTAAAATTTTCGATACCTATTGGCGGTTTAGCAAGGACTCGCAAACCTGTCAATAGTATCAGTCGGTCCGGGTTGCGAGGCCATCGAAAATTTTCAGAGCAAATTTGCGCGCCCTCGCAAATTTGCGGCAAGCGGAAGGCGGCCACAAAAGTAACCGCCTGACTTCTGAGGGAGCGAAAAATTTTTCATGCACTCACCATCTTGGTAAGTAAGACGAGCATCACCATGCCCAGGTTGTGCATAATGTGCACCGTAATTGATGAAACGAGCGTCCCGGTCTTCTCATACAGGTAAGCCAGCACGATGCCGAGGACCATGATAGGCAGAAATCCTACTAAGTGCGCGTGCAGCCCGGCGAATACGGCCGCGGTTATGAGCATCGCCCATATGATCCCGGCCCGTTTCTTAAGGGCATTGTACATGAATCCCCTGAAGAAGAGTTCTTCGACCACAGGTCCGGCTATAGCCGCGAATAGTGTAGTGAAGATAAGGAGCGGCGCGTTCTTCTCCTTCAGGAACAATTCCACTATAGGCTGTTTTTCCGGCATGTATTTTAACGCGGTTATCACAGCTACCGTGATGATCAGGATGGCGACCAGGATGGGGACCGCAGCGATATACCCGACTATGCCGTAAAATACATTACGGGAAAAATTTTTTGCGGATATCCCGAGGGAGGCGAGCTTCTCTTTATACTGGCCGACGGCAAAATATAGGATAAATACTATCACAAGCGTATCCAGGATGCTCGAGTTCACCACCATACGGAAATTATCGTTCTTAATAATTGAAAATATGCGCACAAGCGCGGATTCGGTAAGGGTTACCATGTAGCCGAAGAACAAGCACAGGATGGCTACCTTAGCCACATCCAGGATGCCCCATTTCACTGGCTGGGGAACGTAAGTCGCGATATCGATCTTTTTCCTGCTCAGCCTGACCGAAACGAGCGCGCCGAGCACGAATATCCCGAGGAGAAGCACCGCAACGATCAGGAGCGATACCATGCCGAATACCATGGCCAGCCCGGGCTCTTCCTTGAACTTCTCCTCCATCTCCTTGCGCTTGACGAGCATCTCATCGTCAAGCGTCTTCGCCTTCTGCGGCTGACCCGACTCCAGCGACGCGAGCTTCCTGGCCTTTTCTTTTGCGCTATCCGGGACAGCCGCGATCACAACATTCACCAGGATGATGAATATCAGCAGGAGTATATACAACCGTTCCCTTTTAATAAGATCGTTCAATCTGTTCATGATCAACCCACTATGCCCAGTTTTCTATGCCTGAACTTCGCGCCTAATGATAGGGCTATGCCCTCGCATTTTTTGACATCGACGCCCGGCAGGTCTAGGCACGTCGCCTCCGCTTCGATATTATTCTTAACGCATGAGGCGATAAAATCCATGACATGCTTATGCGTTCCGGGGCCGAATTGCGGTCTGCAGGCTTCATTATAAATATTTTCAGTGTCGGCGTTGAGGCTGACCGATACCTTGTCGACCAGTCCCGCAAGCTCGCCCGCGATCGGCCTAGAATTTATCAGGTCTCCATGGCCGTTCGTGACCATCCTTATGCGGCCGCCGCGCGCCTTCACTTCCTTCGCAACAGCCTTTACTACATCGAGCCTCATCGTCGGCTCGCCGTAGCCGCAAAATACTATTTCCCTGTATCTCTTAGGGTCGCCTACGCATTCCAAGATCTCTTCCGTCGACGGTTCCCGGTCAAGCTTGAGGTTGTGGCCTTTGACGAACGAGGTCCGGTTTCTTATGCAGAAATCGCACGCGTTCGTGCAACGGTTGGTTATGTTAAGGTAGAGCGAATCCCTGATCTCATACGCTATCCTGGAAGGCTCAGGCGCCTCGAGGCCGAAAAGCCTGCAGGCATTGTGGGTCGTTATCCTCGCTATGTCATCTTTGGACAGGCCGAGTATCTGCGATAATTCCTCGGCCAGCCGCGCTATGTTCGACGGTTCGTTGCGCTTGCCTCTCGATCCCTGAGGCGCCAGGAACGGCGCGTCGGTCTCGAGCAACAGCCTCTCTACCGGAACGGCCCTCGCGGTCTCGCGCAGCTTTTTGGCGTTCTTGAACGTAATGTTGCATGTGAACGAAACGAATAGCCCGAGGTCGAGGCATTTTTTCAGGAACGCCTCGTCTCCGGAAAAGCAGTGCATGACGCCGCTTAAGCCCTCTTTCTTTTCTTCGTTCAGGATCTTAAGGACGTCCTCGTCGGCTTCCCTGGCGTGGATGATTAGCGGCAGGTCTAATTCGCGGGCAAGACGTATAAAGGTCCTGAAGGCCATGGCTTGCGCGTCCCGCGGCGAGAGGCCCTTGTAATAATCGAGTCCCACCTCCCCGACGGCGACCACCTTGCTGTCTTTTGCAAGAAGCCTGAACTCAGCTATTACCTCATCCGTAACGGACGTTGCTTCGTGGGGATGGACGCCTAATGACGTGTAGATTATGGGGTAACGGCCCGCGAGCTCTACCGAACGCCGCGTCCCCTCAATGGAACTGCCGACGTTCACTATCTTACCCACGCCGGCTTTTACGGCTCTATTTATGACTTCATCCCGGTCGCTGTCGAAATCGCGGAAATCGAGATGGCAGTGCGTGTCTATGAGCATTTAATTATGATAACCCTTTTGTGTAAAGTTAATTGTGTAATGTGTAATGCATCACACATTACACTTCGCACATTACACAAATGTAAATCATGCAGCTAAACCTCTATCCGTGGGAACAAAGGCTCCGCCTTCTTTAACATTCTCCCAGCTTCCAGCTTCCCCCAGGCCATCTCCTTTTCAAAATCCATCTTTTGAAGATCTTCCTCAAGGCCAAGCTGCCTGTATATCCGCTGGGCGGTTCCCGGCATAAAAGGATATACCGAAACAGCCGCTATCCTTAACGCTTCCAGAAGGCTGTATATCACCAGAGCAAGCTCATCGGTCTTGCCTTCCTTGGATAGGGCCCAGGGTTTGGATTCTTCGATATATTTATTGGCGATGTTAATTAC from Candidatus Omnitrophota bacterium encodes:
- a CDS encoding DUF362 domain-containing protein, with protein sequence MTKVALAKCADYDTTKVFEAVKKAVDLVGGIGSYVKPGMKVLLKPNLLSARPPDDAVDTHPEVVRAVVRLVKSAGATPLIGDSPGGYGKNIDEVFNKSGMRKMAREEAVELVKFTSSKTVDGIPISRYVFDCGCIISLPKLKTHGITILTAAIKNTYGMVVGLYKAECHSRAPKEKDFAKVIAKVYSITKPHLTVLDGITAMEGDGPSAGYPRNMGLVMAGPDAVAIDSCIAKMIGLEPFDILITKEAYAMGYGEADLSRIEIVGEKIGDFAAADFKLPQTTALKLIPQAVAKGFGSLIRFKPYIDVSVCTRCNLCKITCPVSAIKIERDSCAIDYKKCVRCLCCQEVCPYKAIGIKRNILTKMVWG
- a CDS encoding CPBP family intramembrane glutamic endopeptidase, with translation MNRLNDLIKRERLYILLLIFIILVNVVIAAVPDSAKEKARKLASLESGQPQKAKTLDDEMLVKRKEMEEKFKEEPGLAMVFGMVSLLIVAVLLLGIFVLGALVSVRLSRKKIDIATYVPQPVKWGILDVAKVAILCLFFGYMVTLTESALVRIFSIIKNDNFRMVVNSSILDTLVIVFILYFAVGQYKEKLASLGISAKNFSRNVFYGIVGYIAAVPILVAILIITVAVITALKYMPEKQPIVELFLKEKNAPLLIFTTLFAAIAGPVVEELFFRGFMYNALKKRAGIIWAMLITAAVFAGLHAHLVGFLPIMVLGIVLAYLYEKTGTLVSSITVHIMHNLGMVMLVLLTKMVSA
- a CDS encoding TatD family hydrolase; protein product: MLIDTHCHLDFRDFDSDRDEVINRAVKAGVGKIVNVGSSIEGTRRSVELAGRYPIIYTSLGVHPHEATSVTDEVIAEFRLLAKDSKVVAVGEVGLDYYKGLSPRDAQAMAFRTFIRLARELDLPLIIHAREADEDVLKILNEEKKEGLSGVMHCFSGDEAFLKKCLDLGLFVSFTCNITFKNAKKLRETARAVPVERLLLETDAPFLAPQGSRGKRNEPSNIARLAEELSQILGLSKDDIARITTHNACRLFGLEAPEPSRIAYEIRDSLYLNITNRCTNACDFCIRNRTSFVKGHNLKLDREPSTEEILECVGDPKRYREIVFCGYGEPTMRLDVVKAVAKEVKARGGRIRMVTNGHGDLINSRPIAGELAGLVDKVSVSLNADTENIYNEACRPQFGPGTHKHVMDFIASCVKNNIEAEATCLDLPGVDVKKCEGIALSLGAKFRHRKLGIVG